Proteins encoded within one genomic window of Bradyrhizobium sp. 186:
- a CDS encoding TRAP transporter substrate-binding protein, whose product MIPGLLLPMLFLAKRIRTIPALTVWAALVLSVAPATAQVTWRMTTEYPQNNISGIGLTTFASRVSERTHGFVIVANAFDNELKISSSEMPRAALDGRIAGGDAFAGALSGIDPVLGLSTLPFLVQSVDVARAGNVRARPLYERALQARGLKLLYLTIWPATGLWSDHALEGADDLPKLNLRAYDTNSSEVMRAAGANAQFLPMDAALAGLREHRLNAFLTSGDGGAGRKLWDFLPYFTAINYAMPVSIAFIRSDAFAELSEPMQREVLAAAAETEQSQYALLAHRNSENYTRMRDNGVRIAEPAPASLVAALRKAATNAIAAWETQAGAEATAIVEWARQQ is encoded by the coding sequence ATGATTCCTGGTCTGCTCCTCCCAATGCTCTTCCTTGCCAAACGGATCCGCACCATCCCCGCCCTTACCGTCTGGGCCGCGCTCGTCCTCAGCGTCGCACCGGCCACGGCACAAGTCACCTGGCGGATGACGACCGAATATCCGCAGAACAACATTTCCGGGATCGGGCTCACGACCTTCGCCAGCCGCGTCTCCGAGCGTACCCACGGCTTCGTGATCGTAGCCAATGCCTTCGACAACGAACTCAAGATCAGCTCGAGCGAGATGCCTCGCGCGGCGCTAGACGGCCGGATCGCCGGCGGCGACGCGTTCGCGGGCGCGCTGTCCGGCATTGACCCGGTGCTCGGTCTTTCCACCCTGCCCTTCCTGGTGCAATCCGTTGACGTCGCCCGGGCCGGCAATGTGCGGGCGCGCCCGCTCTATGAACGCGCGCTCCAGGCACGTGGCCTCAAGCTGCTCTATCTGACGATCTGGCCGGCGACGGGGCTGTGGTCGGACCACGCGCTTGAAGGCGCCGACGACCTGCCGAAACTGAACTTGCGGGCCTACGACACAAACTCCAGCGAAGTGATGCGCGCGGCCGGGGCCAACGCGCAATTCCTGCCGATGGACGCGGCGCTTGCCGGGCTCAGAGAGCACCGGCTGAATGCGTTCCTCACCTCCGGCGACGGTGGCGCGGGACGCAAGCTCTGGGACTTCCTGCCGTATTTTACGGCCATCAATTACGCGATGCCGGTCTCCATCGCGTTCATCCGCAGCGACGCGTTTGCCGAGCTATCCGAGCCCATGCAACGCGAGGTTCTGGCTGCGGCGGCCGAGACCGAGCAAAGCCAGTACGCACTGCTGGCCCATCGCAACTCCGAAAACTATACGCGCATGCGTGACAACGGCGTCCGCATCGCCGAACCCGCGCCTGCGTCGCTCGTCGCCGCGCTTCGGAAGGCGGCAACGAACGCGATCGCCGCCTGGGAGACGCAGGCCGGCGCGGAGGCTACGGCGATCGTCGAATGGGCGAGACAGCAATGA
- a CDS encoding phenylacetaldoxime dehydratase family protein, translated as MESAIPQNLEMKRSRHKRVPDDYQPPYPSFVARYKPAVSRVVMAYFGVQYRGTTRAAATEALVEIGGRFAVEVGPSHWDCAQYVDQAGHTNVVSVAYWDDIACFDAWFAPAREAWTGKAREGIGTFIEVLRPSVERHETLFSSLGRPEGVAAIADGMSGEVQEHAYWGGMRDRIPLSQTDAMTPGGNPELIRDGARLRVKAHDNLCLIRSGQDWSDTETSERKLYLDDVEPVLREGMEFLRDDGLGIGCYANRYMRVLAADGSVSEKSYGQSWWKSLAALERWAESHPTHVRIFGAAMKYLSTLGPSAKLRLYHEVTVAAADEQFFEYLNCHPKTGMLAAVETAST; from the coding sequence ATGGAATCCGCTATTCCTCAGAACCTGGAAATGAAGCGCTCGCGCCACAAGCGGGTACCGGACGATTATCAACCGCCATATCCATCGTTCGTGGCGCGCTACAAGCCCGCGGTCAGCCGTGTCGTCATGGCCTATTTCGGTGTGCAGTATCGCGGCACGACGCGGGCGGCAGCGACGGAAGCACTCGTGGAAATCGGCGGACGCTTTGCGGTGGAAGTCGGTCCCTCGCATTGGGACTGCGCCCAGTATGTCGACCAGGCCGGCCATACGAATGTCGTCTCGGTTGCCTATTGGGACGACATCGCGTGTTTCGACGCCTGGTTTGCGCCGGCGCGCGAGGCGTGGACAGGCAAGGCGCGAGAGGGCATCGGTACGTTTATCGAGGTGCTGCGCCCCTCAGTCGAGCGGCACGAGACGTTGTTCTCCTCGCTCGGCCGGCCCGAGGGTGTGGCCGCCATCGCCGACGGCATGAGCGGCGAAGTGCAGGAGCACGCCTATTGGGGTGGCATGCGCGACCGCATTCCGCTGTCGCAGACCGATGCAATGACGCCCGGCGGCAATCCCGAGCTGATCCGCGATGGTGCGCGGTTGCGTGTGAAAGCGCACGACAATCTCTGCCTGATCCGCTCTGGACAAGACTGGAGTGACACAGAGACTTCGGAGCGAAAACTCTATCTCGACGACGTCGAGCCGGTGCTGCGCGAGGGCATGGAGTTTCTGCGCGACGACGGGCTCGGCATCGGCTGCTATGCCAATCGCTACATGCGCGTGCTCGCCGCCGACGGCAGCGTGAGCGAAAAGTCCTACGGCCAGAGCTGGTGGAAGAGCCTCGCGGCGCTCGAACGCTGGGCGGAATCGCATCCGACCCATGTCAGGATATTCGGCGCCGCCATGAAGTATCTATCGACGCTCGGGCCATCGGCAAAGCTGCGGCTCTATCACGAAGTCACGGTGGCCGCCGCGGACGAGCAGTTCTTTGAGTATCTGAACTGCCACCCGAAGACGGGCATGCTGGCGGCGGTCGAGACCGCGAGCACCTGA
- a CDS encoding helix-turn-helix domain-containing protein yields MPIQFTTDGSPGYRRLALWQDIVCDVFVGLDCKSDLGSAFHGSVTQAALGKAVCSEVCSDRQHVFRTPSRISRSDQDFVLIALGNRGAGGVVQDGRETVIHPGEFALYDTTRPYELKFNDTFTQTIFKVPRDMLRRRLGGTEALTAMSFGADVPLERLAYDFILKLCQSADRLAPNNAAALSEQAVDLLAMALSERLGKTSLPSSTHRSALLYRLKAHIRSHLADPDLSLPETAAALGISPRYVNDLLADEETSFQRYVLAERLAQCRRDLASPVLAHRHISEIAFAWGFNDLSHFGRVFRAHFGMSPREFRQSQLRH; encoded by the coding sequence ATGCCAATCCAGTTCACGACGGACGGCAGCCCCGGCTACCGGCGGCTTGCCCTCTGGCAGGACATCGTCTGCGACGTCTTCGTCGGGCTCGACTGCAAGTCCGACCTCGGCAGCGCCTTCCACGGCTCGGTCACGCAGGCCGCGCTCGGCAAGGCCGTGTGCTCCGAGGTCTGCTCCGACCGCCAGCACGTCTTCCGCACGCCCTCCCGCATCTCGCGCTCCGACCAGGACTTTGTCCTGATCGCACTCGGCAATCGCGGCGCCGGCGGCGTCGTGCAGGACGGCCGAGAGACCGTGATCCATCCCGGCGAGTTCGCACTCTATGACACCACGCGTCCTTATGAGCTGAAGTTCAACGACACCTTCACGCAGACGATCTTCAAGGTGCCGCGCGACATGTTAAGGCGGCGGCTCGGCGGCACCGAGGCGCTGACCGCGATGTCATTCGGAGCCGACGTCCCGCTTGAGCGGCTCGCCTACGATTTCATCTTGAAGCTGTGCCAGAGCGCGGACCGACTCGCGCCGAACAACGCCGCCGCGCTGTCGGAGCAAGCCGTCGATCTCCTCGCGATGGCGCTGAGCGAACGGCTGGGCAAGACGTCGCTGCCGTCCTCAACCCATCGCTCGGCCCTGCTCTACCGGCTAAAGGCGCATATCCGCAGCCACCTCGCCGATCCCGACCTGTCGCTGCCGGAGACCGCCGCCGCACTCGGCATCTCGCCCCGCTACGTGAACGATCTGCTCGCCGACGAGGAAACCTCGTTCCAACGCTATGTGCTCGCCGAACGTCTCGCCCAATGCAGGCGCGATCTCGCCTCGCCCGTGCTCGCCCATCGCCACATCAGCGAGATCGCCTTCGCCTGGGGTTTCAACGACCTCTCACATTTCGGCCGCGTCTTCCGCGCGCATTTTGGCATGTCGCCGCGCGAGTTCCGGCAGAGCCAGTTGCGGCATTGA
- a CDS encoding carbon-nitrogen hydrolase family protein has translation MGIEHPKYKVAVVQAAPAWLDLDASIDKSIGLIEEAAEKGAKLIAFPEAFIPGYPWHIWLDSPAWAIGRGFVQRYFDNSLAYDSPQAEKLREVVRKAKLTAVLGLSERDGGSLYLAQWLIGPDGETIAKRRKLRPTHAERTVYGEGDGSDLAVHARPDIGRIGALCCWEHLQPLSKYAMYAQNEQVHVAAWPSFSLYDPFAPALGAEVNNAASRVYAVEGSCFVLAPCATVSQAMIDELCDRPDKNALLHVGGGFAAIYGPDGSQIGDKLAPDQEGLLVAEIDLGAIGVAKNAADPAGHYSRPDVTRLLLNKKRYQRVEQFALPVDTVDPADIAAAAS, from the coding sequence ATGGGCATCGAACATCCGAAATACAAGGTGGCGGTGGTGCAGGCGGCGCCCGCCTGGCTGGATCTCGATGCATCGATCGACAAGTCGATCGGGCTAATCGAGGAGGCGGCCGAAAAGGGCGCCAAGCTGATCGCCTTTCCGGAAGCCTTTATCCCCGGCTACCCCTGGCACATCTGGCTGGATTCGCCGGCCTGGGCGATCGGTCGCGGCTTCGTGCAGCGCTATTTCGACAATTCGCTCGCCTATGACAGCCCGCAGGCCGAGAAGCTGCGCGAAGTCGTACGCAAGGCAAAGCTGACGGCGGTGCTCGGCCTGTCCGAACGCGACGGCGGCAGCCTCTATCTCGCGCAATGGCTGATCGGGCCCGATGGCGAGACCATCGCAAAGCGCCGCAAGCTGCGGCCCACCCATGCCGAGCGCACCGTCTATGGCGAGGGTGACGGCAGCGATCTCGCTGTCCACGCCCGGCCCGACATCGGCCGCATCGGTGCGCTGTGCTGCTGGGAACATCTGCAGCCGCTGTCGAAATACGCCATGTACGCCCAGAACGAGCAGGTGCATGTCGCGGCTTGGCCGAGCTTCTCGCTCTACGATCCCTTCGCGCCGGCGCTTGGCGCGGAGGTGAACAACGCTGCCTCGCGCGTCTATGCGGTCGAAGGCTCATGCTTCGTGCTCGCGCCTTGCGCAACGGTGTCGCAGGCCATGATCGACGAACTCTGCGACCGGCCCGACAAGAACGCGCTGCTGCACGTGGGCGGCGGGTTCGCTGCGATCTACGGCCCCGACGGCAGCCAGATCGGCGACAAGCTCGCGCCGGACCAGGAAGGGCTGCTGGTCGCCGAAATCGATCTCGGCGCGATTGGCGTGGCCAAGAACGCGGCGGATCCCGCCGGGCACTATTCGCGGCCCGATGTCACGCGGCTCCTGCTCAACAAGAAGCGATACCAGCGCGTCGAGCAGTTCGCGCTGCCGGTCGACACCGTCGATCCCGCGGACATTGCCGCGGCGGCGAGCTAA
- a CDS encoding HAD family hydrolase has product MVTIYFDLDGTLTNPKPGITRSIQYALERIGVAVPSEDELTWCIGPPLHASLTKLTGSEELADRALLLYRERFSDVGLFENEAYSGIEDTLSSLAATRQRIFVATSKPAVYANRIVDHFGLRPYFERVFGSELDGTRVDKRDLLRYALAEAKVDPRTAIMIGDRSHDVVGARTNGMTAIGVLYGYGSEAELKEAGAHHICATHPELLGHCVA; this is encoded by the coding sequence ATGGTTACAATCTATTTTGATCTCGACGGCACGCTGACCAACCCGAAACCCGGGATCACGCGCTCGATTCAGTACGCCCTGGAGCGGATAGGCGTCGCGGTGCCGAGCGAGGACGAGCTGACCTGGTGCATCGGGCCGCCGCTCCATGCCAGCCTGACGAAGCTCACTGGAAGCGAGGAACTCGCCGACCGGGCGCTGCTGCTCTATCGCGAGCGCTTCAGCGATGTCGGCCTGTTCGAGAACGAGGCCTACAGTGGAATTGAGGACACATTGTCCTCGCTGGCAGCGACACGTCAGCGCATCTTCGTCGCCACCAGCAAGCCTGCGGTCTACGCCAACCGCATCGTCGATCATTTCGGCCTGCGGCCCTATTTCGAGCGCGTGTTCGGCTCCGAGCTCGACGGCACGCGCGTCGATAAGCGCGACCTGCTTCGGTATGCGCTGGCCGAGGCCAAGGTCGATCCGCGCACCGCGATCATGATCGGTGATCGTAGCCATGACGTGGTCGGCGCCCGAACCAACGGCATGACCGCGATCGGCGTGCTCTATGGCTATGGCAGCGAGGCCGAGCTTAAGGAAGCCGGCGCGCATCACATCTGCGCCACGCATCCCGAGCTGCTCGGCCACTGCGTTGCGTAA